A section of the bacterium genome encodes:
- a CDS encoding tetratricopeptide repeat protein, with protein sequence MTIKKGVLAFVLCFAIGLLQANMAFGIDWEQWRIQDNSLGSFPVGVKQPAPDPRKIEAFKLNEKGNQAYKAGNWKEAIDYYKKALINSPNDGVIRQNLTNAQNALAEEKKRLATWQQLEKKNKKKREMENNQLQMLLCASNFPKDAVDAAEKGNYEDARGLSAQALLGQVRDTKYGFLDVVDLPEPVGFDEVWREKEKQLIALRKSNPYIPDKYKSLKPSFVPRLSDKKVNELEKETESAANSSARLHDYFKKLKLEEYYVEYRKCRDEISAKYGESFGKELDKGFWNGVKKLGSGSITISRALEFREIFSNIVGDCLTNATTKMDEAMKELKGKN encoded by the coding sequence ATGACGATTAAAAAAGGTGTTTTGGCTTTTGTCTTGTGTTTTGCCATCGGTCTGCTGCAAGCTAACATGGCATTTGGTATAGACTGGGAACAGTGGCGAATACAAGACAATTCGTTGGGCTCATTTCCAGTCGGCGTAAAACAACCGGCTCCAGACCCCCGAAAGATTGAGGCTTTTAAACTGAATGAGAAGGGAAACCAAGCATACAAGGCGGGAAATTGGAAAGAGGCAATTGATTATTACAAAAAGGCCCTGATAAACTCCCCCAATGACGGGGTCATCAGGCAAAATTTGACGAACGCCCAAAACGCCCTCGCAGAAGAGAAAAAAAGGCTTGCAACATGGCAGCAACTAGAGAAAAAAAATAAAAAGAAAAGAGAAATGGAAAATAATCAATTGCAGATGCTTTTGTGCGCGAGCAATTTTCCAAAGGATGCCGTTGACGCGGCGGAAAAGGGCAATTATGAAGATGCAAGAGGTCTGAGTGCGCAGGCGCTGTTAGGTCAGGTAAGAGATACTAAGTACGGGTTTCTTGATGTGGTTGATCTGCCGGAGCCAGTCGGGTTTGACGAAGTCTGGAGGGAGAAAGAGAAACAGCTCATTGCGCTCAGGAAATCAAACCCGTATATTCCTGATAAATATAAGTCGCTAAAGCCGTCTTTTGTCCCACGCTTGTCTGACAAGAAGGTTAATGAATTAGAAAAAGAAACAGAATCTGCGGCTAATTCTTCAGCGCGGTTACATGATTATTTCAAGAAGTTAAAATTAGAAGAATATTATGTAGAATATAGAAAATGTAGAGACGAAATATCAGCAAAATATGGTGAGTCATTTGGTAAGGAACTAGATAAAGGATTTTGGAATGGTGTTAAAAAACTGGGTTCAGGAAGCATTACTATTAGTAGAGCGTTAGAGTTCCGCGAGATTTTTTCTAACATTGTAGGGGACTGTCTTACTAACGCGACCACTAAGATGGACGAAGCGATGAAAGAGTTGAAAGGGAAAAACTGA
- the trmD gene encoding tRNA (guanosine(37)-N1)-methyltransferase TrmD gives MIIHVLTIFPDMFKFPLHQSILGKAQERGYVDINIHNLRDFADGMRRTTDDTPYGGGCGMVMKPEPVYKAVDHIKEEFKIETENTSVILTCPQGERFNQDMARELKEKHTLIFICGRYEGVDERIRNLVNREISIGDYVLTGGELPAMVIIDTIARLIPGVLGNQDSIKTDSFSGPFLGYPQYTRPPVFRGLRVPKVLLSGNHNQIELWRKKKSLERTLLRRPDILKN, from the coding sequence ATGATAATACATGTTCTCACAATATTCCCAGATATGTTTAAATTTCCTCTGCATCAGAGTATACTAGGAAAAGCACAGGAAAGAGGGTATGTGGATATAAATATACACAATCTTCGAGATTTTGCTGATGGGATGAGAAGAACTACGGATGATACTCCATATGGTGGCGGCTGTGGCATGGTTATGAAACCTGAGCCAGTATACAAAGCAGTGGATCATATAAAGGAAGAATTCAAGATTGAAACCGAGAACACCTCTGTTATTCTTACCTGTCCACAAGGGGAAAGATTCAATCAGGATATGGCAAGGGAGTTAAAAGAGAAACATACCCTAATATTTATATGCGGAAGATATGAAGGCGTTGATGAACGAATTCGCAATTTAGTTAATAGGGAAATTTCAATAGGTGATTATGTGCTAACAGGGGGTGAATTACCAGCAATGGTTATTATTGATACTATTGCTAGATTAATACCAGGGGTGCTTGGCAATCAGGATTCTATAAAAACTGACTCTTTCTCTGGTCCTTTTTTAGGGTATCCTCAATATACGAGGCCACCGGTATTCAGAGGGCTCAGGGTTCCGAAAGTTCTACTTAGCGGCAACCATAATCAAATAGAATTATGGAGAAAGAAGAAATCTTTGGAAAGAACATTATTAAGAAGACCGGATATTTTGAAAAATTAA
- the rplS gene encoding 50S ribosomal protein L19 — protein MSNRGSVLDGISKSQRKDSIPDFRIGDTVKVHVKIVEEIAAKKGKMGQKKEKAERKERVQVFQGIVIRRKGGGISETFTVRKVSYGEGVERIFPLHSPNITKIEVTRQGAVRRAKLYYLRERVGKAAKVKEKKKQTKKV, from the coding sequence ATGTCTAATAGAGGAAGTGTTCTGGATGGAATAAGTAAGTCGCAAAGAAAAGACAGTATCCCTGATTTTCGTATAGGAGATACAGTAAAAGTTCATGTAAAGATCGTAGAAGAGATAGCGGCTAAAAAAGGGAAGATGGGGCAGAAGAAAGAAAAGGCAGAGAGAAAAGAGCGTGTTCAAGTATTTCAGGGCATTGTGATTAGAAGAAAGGGAGGCGGCATCAGCGAGACCTTTACGGTAAGAAAAGTCAGCTATGGCGAGGGAGTGGAAAGAATATTCCCTCTACATTCTCCAAATATTACAAAGATCGAAGTCACAAGACAAGGCGCTGTCAGAAGGGCAAAACTATATTACTTACGTGAAAGAGTTGGAAAAGCAGCTAAGGTTAAGGAAAAGAAAAAACAGACTAAAAAAGTCTAA
- a CDS encoding ribonuclease HII: MKELEKQLRLRKRKNRLKKSKCMFFYENKLYAQGKNLIAGLDEAGRGPLAGPVVAGAVILPKCCNIQGLNDSKKLSPQKRDNLFNQIYDVALSVGIGIADTEEVDKINILAATHRAMNRAIDNLDISPGCILVDGLRVPSLKKPQIAIVKGDSKSASIAAASIIAKVTRDRIMIDYAKQYPQYGFEKHKGYATQFHLEAIARFGISSIHRRSFSPVLEKENKQRGKISLGEYGEDFTCRFLKTKRYKIIERNYRSLWGEIDIIAKDKDTLVFIEVKTRSSDRFGPPESSVTRTKQNRIRRIAEAYIKTSKYRNLCFRFDVVSILFDSKKNMVDFKLIQNAF, translated from the coding sequence GTGAAAGAGTTGGAAAAGCAGCTAAGGTTAAGGAAAAGAAAAAACAGACTAAAAAAGTCTAAATGCATGTTTTTTTATGAAAACAAGTTATATGCACAGGGCAAAAACTTAATTGCGGGGCTGGATGAGGCCGGCAGAGGTCCTCTTGCAGGACCAGTTGTTGCAGGTGCAGTAATCCTTCCTAAATGTTGTAATATCCAGGGCTTAAACGATTCTAAAAAGCTCAGTCCCCAAAAAAGAGATAATTTATTTAATCAAATATATGATGTAGCGCTAAGTGTTGGTATTGGAATTGCAGATACAGAAGAAGTAGATAAAATCAATATATTGGCTGCCACACACCGCGCTATGAATAGAGCAATTGATAACTTAGATATCTCTCCGGGATGTATACTGGTTGACGGATTAAGAGTACCAAGTTTGAAAAAGCCGCAGATAGCAATTGTTAAAGGTGATTCAAAAAGCGCGTCTATAGCTGCAGCGTCTATTATTGCGAAAGTCACAAGAGACAGAATAATGATAGATTACGCAAAACAATATCCTCAGTATGGCTTTGAAAAACATAAGGGGTATGCTACACAGTTTCATCTTGAAGCAATAGCAAGGTTTGGCATATCTTCTATTCACAGAAGGTCGTTTTCTCCTGTTCTGGAAAAGGAGAATAAGCAAAGGGGAAAAATATCTTTAGGAGAATATGGAGAAGACTTTACATGTAGATTCCTCAAGACAAAGAGATATAAAATAATTGAAAGAAATTATAGGTCTCTATGGGGGGAAATAGATATTATTGCAAAGGATAAGGATACTTTGGTATTTATTGAGGTTAAAACTCGTTCGTCAGACAGATTTGGCCCGCCAGAAAGTTCAGTTACTCGCACTAAGCAGAATAGAATTCGTCGTATTGCAGAGGCATACATTAAAACAAGTAAGTATCGGAATCTCTGCTTTCGTTTTGATGTTGT